One Myxococcota bacterium genomic region harbors:
- a CDS encoding polyprenyl synthetase family protein yields the protein MTHGAPQAASFPAVMDSLSDELSLVEGVMREQLATAGEVLALVGDHVLASGGKRMRPALVLLAAELCGYTGPRRIHMGAAIELMHTATLLHDDVVDVSEMRRGRPSANAIWGNRRAVLAGDFFYARSSTLIVEDGNLDILYVFANAIRSMAEGELLQLQHSFDLSITESHYFAVIERKSAALLSTACETGSILGGVTRAERRRLAEYGRELGLAFQLRDDSLDYEDREADLGKRPYDDLREGKVTFPLLLALKRCSSAERDAVGALLKAVARFADAGEPVSDDVDLDPAIDVVRRHRGMEDTVRRAEEHAARARAAIAPFADGPAKRALLAGADFAVSRDR from the coding sequence ATGACGCATGGAGCCCCCCAAGCCGCGTCCTTCCCCGCGGTGATGGATTCCCTCTCGGACGAGCTGTCGCTCGTCGAGGGCGTGATGCGAGAGCAGCTTGCCACCGCCGGCGAAGTGCTCGCCCTGGTGGGCGACCACGTGCTGGCCTCGGGGGGGAAGCGGATGCGCCCGGCCCTGGTGCTGCTGGCCGCCGAGCTGTGTGGCTATACGGGCCCGCGCCGGATCCACATGGGTGCGGCCATCGAGCTGATGCACACCGCGACCCTGCTCCACGACGACGTCGTCGACGTATCGGAGATGCGGCGCGGGCGGCCCTCGGCGAACGCGATCTGGGGCAACCGCCGCGCGGTGCTAGCGGGCGACTTCTTCTACGCGCGCTCTTCCACGCTGATCGTGGAGGACGGCAACCTCGACATCCTCTACGTGTTCGCGAACGCGATCCGCAGCATGGCCGAAGGCGAGTTGCTGCAGCTGCAGCACAGCTTCGACCTGTCGATCACCGAGTCGCACTACTTCGCCGTCATCGAACGCAAGAGTGCCGCGCTCTTGTCGACCGCCTGTGAAACCGGTTCGATTCTCGGTGGCGTCACCCGCGCCGAGCGCCGCCGCCTGGCCGAGTACGGCCGCGAGCTCGGACTGGCGTTCCAGCTGCGCGACGACTCCCTCGACTACGAAGACCGCGAGGCCGACCTGGGCAAGCGCCCCTACGACGACCTGCGGGAAGGGAAGGTGACCTTCCCCCTGCTGCTCGCGTTGAAGCGCTGCTCTTCCGCCGAGCGCGACGCGGTGGGTGCGCTGCTCAAAGCCGTCGCGCGCTTCGCCGACGCGGGTGAGCCGGTCTCCGACGACGTCGACCTCGATCCGGCGATCGACGTCGTGCGCCGCCACCGGGGCATGGAAGACACGGTCCGACGCGCCGAAGAGCACGCCGCCCGCGCGCGCGCAGCGATCGCCCCCTTCGCCGATGGCCCCGCAAAGCGGGCCCTGCTGGCGGGTGCCGACTTCGCCGTCTCTCGCGATCGCTAG
- a CDS encoding ComEA family DNA-binding protein — MTRILQQAGAALALVAFLWVAGTGVGHAETAKLSGVVNLNTATAEQLEALPGIGESRARAVIAQREAVGGFKRVEDLLDVKGIGEAGFARLKPHLSVEGKTTFRRQD; from the coding sequence ATGACTCGCATCCTGCAACAGGCGGGCGCCGCGCTGGCGCTCGTCGCCTTCCTCTGGGTGGCCGGCACGGGCGTCGGCCACGCCGAGACCGCGAAGCTCTCCGGTGTCGTGAACCTCAACACGGCGACCGCGGAGCAGCTCGAGGCCTTGCCCGGTATCGGCGAATCGCGGGCGCGCGCCGTGATCGCCCAGCGCGAAGCCGTCGGCGGCTTCAAGCGTGTCGAGGATCTGCTCGACGTGAAGGGCATCGGCGAGGCGGGCTTCGCACGCCTCAAGCCGCATCTGTCGGTCGAGGGGAAGACCACCTTCCGCCGCCAGGACTGA
- a CDS encoding helical backbone metal receptor: MPPLRLRLAALCACVVAVVSCDAAAPRDDAKGVRLVSLSPSVTAIVLALGAQESLVGVDSSSAEREPRVAHLPTVGGLFNPSLEAIVSLEPDIVALVPSAQQRDLETRLGEFGIEVLALRNVTTMEVLASIGVLGAQLDRQSEAQARVMAIREAWADGNLSPREDPPSAVIVLQRDPLYVVGSGSYLDAMLVAAGAHNLGAEFEEAYPRVSVEWLIEAGPALILDAADPPDEAEAHWQRWPSLPAVVASRVHVLEQQITVPGPFLDESLALLRAHVAAGATP; encoded by the coding sequence ATGCCTCCCCTCCGCCTCCGGCTCGCAGCCTTGTGCGCCTGCGTCGTCGCGGTCGTGTCCTGCGATGCCGCCGCGCCCCGCGACGACGCCAAGGGGGTGCGACTCGTCTCGCTCTCGCCGTCGGTCACCGCGATCGTGCTGGCGCTCGGAGCGCAGGAGTCACTGGTAGGTGTCGATTCCTCCTCGGCCGAGCGCGAGCCGCGCGTCGCGCATCTGCCCACGGTGGGGGGGCTCTTCAATCCGAGTCTCGAAGCCATCGTGTCGCTCGAGCCCGACATCGTCGCCCTGGTGCCCAGTGCACAGCAGCGCGACCTCGAGACACGACTCGGTGAGTTCGGTATCGAGGTGCTGGCCCTGCGCAATGTCACCACGATGGAGGTCTTGGCCTCGATCGGCGTGCTTGGCGCACAGCTCGACCGTCAGAGCGAAGCGCAGGCGCGGGTCATGGCGATTCGCGAGGCGTGGGCCGACGGGAACCTCAGCCCCCGGGAAGATCCCCCCTCGGCGGTCATCGTGCTGCAGCGCGACCCGCTCTACGTCGTTGGGTCCGGCAGCTACCTCGACGCGATGCTCGTCGCCGCGGGCGCGCACAACCTCGGGGCCGAGTTCGAGGAGGCGTATCCGCGGGTGTCCGTCGAGTGGCTGATCGAGGCCGGCCCGGCCCTGATCCTCGACGCGGCCGACCCGCCGGACGAAGCCGAAGCGCACTGGCAGCGTTGGCCCTCGCTCCCCGCGGTGGTCGCGTCGCGTGTGCACGTGCTCGAGCAGCAGATCACCGTGCCCGGTCCCTTCCTCGACGAGAGCCTCGCGCTCTTGCGCGCGCACGTCGCGGCGGGCGCGACGCCATGA